In a single window of the Streptomyces sp. NBC_00285 genome:
- a CDS encoding DJ-1/PfpI family protein produces MTAKILIVTGDAAESLEVLYPYQRLREEGYDVHIAAPDRKTLRFVVHDFEPGFDTYTEKPGYTWPADLAFAEVDPGQYAALVIPGGRAPEYLRNDPELRKILKSFFDADKPVAQICHGPLLTAAIDGLRGRRVTAYPALEPDMQSAGAVFQDAEVVVDGTLVSSRAWPDHSGWMREFLTVLRAKAPVT; encoded by the coding sequence ATGACAGCCAAAATCCTGATCGTGACCGGCGACGCCGCGGAGTCGCTGGAGGTCCTGTACCCCTACCAGCGCCTCCGCGAGGAGGGCTACGACGTCCATATCGCGGCCCCCGACCGCAAGACGCTCCGCTTCGTCGTCCACGACTTCGAACCCGGCTTCGACACCTACACCGAGAAGCCCGGCTACACCTGGCCCGCCGACCTGGCCTTCGCCGAGGTCGACCCCGGCCAGTACGCCGCCCTCGTCATCCCCGGCGGCCGGGCCCCCGAGTACCTCCGCAACGACCCCGAACTCCGCAAGATCCTCAAGTCCTTCTTCGACGCGGACAAGCCGGTCGCCCAGATCTGTCACGGCCCCCTGCTCACCGCCGCGATCGACGGCCTCCGCGGTCGCCGCGTCACGGCCTATCCGGCCCTGGAACCCGACATGCAGTCCGCCGGCGCGGTGTTCCAGGACGCCGAGGTGGTGGTGGACGGCACCTTGGTCTCCTCCCGGGCGTGGCCGGACCACTCGGGCTGGATGCGGGAGTTCCTGACGGTGTTGAGGGCGAAGGCACCGGTGACCTGA
- a CDS encoding HAD family hydrolase has protein sequence MGKMTGAHIVWDWNGTLFHDNDAIIGATNAAFGELGLAPITMERYRALYCVPVPKFYERLLGRLPTEAEWEVMDVTFHRYYTEHRVGCGLTDGAVELLAGWRSAGRSQSILSMYVHDELVPLVRGFGIEPHFLRVDGRTGPSGGSKAEHMERHLAALAGVEAARTVVIGDAADDAVAALRVGARAVLYTGGSHSRASLEVAGVPVVDTLAEAVAEAERIAA, from the coding sequence ATGGGGAAGATGACAGGGGCGCACATCGTCTGGGACTGGAACGGGACGCTGTTCCACGACAACGACGCGATCATCGGGGCGACGAACGCCGCGTTCGGCGAGCTGGGGCTCGCGCCGATCACGATGGAGCGGTACCGGGCGCTGTACTGCGTGCCCGTGCCGAAGTTCTACGAGCGGTTGCTCGGCCGGTTGCCCACGGAGGCCGAGTGGGAGGTCATGGACGTGACCTTCCACCGGTACTACACCGAGCATCGGGTGGGGTGCGGGCTGACCGACGGGGCGGTGGAACTGCTCGCGGGGTGGCGGTCGGCGGGGCGCAGCCAGTCGATCCTCAGCATGTACGTGCACGACGAGCTGGTTCCGTTGGTGCGGGGGTTCGGGATCGAGCCGCACTTCCTGCGGGTGGACGGGAGGACCGGGCCCTCCGGGGGAAGCAAGGCGGAGCACATGGAGCGGCATCTCGCGGCGCTGGCCGGGGTGGAGGCTGCGCGCACCGTGGTGATCGGTGATGCTGCGGACGACGCGGTGGCGGCCCTGCGGGTCGGGGCGCGGGCCGTGCTGTACACCGGCGGCTCGCACAGTCGGGCCAGTCTCGAGGTGGCGGGTGTGCCGGTGGTGGACACCTTGGCGGAGGCGGTCGCGGAGGCTGAACGCATAGCCGCATAG
- a CDS encoding DUF6912 family protein, translating to MRVYVPLTLSGLAEAYKTGELGAGPLLAYAVTPALREWYLSDDIEELEYAALNRAGLASLRLLAADAGAVRRRVVVAVDVADGAAAADPDRGLDPAALGEVRVDGAVRLAKAAAVHLDSDDAQDDVTAAVDALAAADGGDDDAQFVVDGAEDHELLWYATQEIPNLLGLGG from the coding sequence ATGCGCGTCTACGTCCCCCTGACCCTCTCCGGTCTCGCCGAGGCGTACAAGACGGGTGAGCTGGGAGCCGGGCCGCTCCTCGCGTACGCCGTCACGCCCGCCCTGCGCGAGTGGTACCTCTCCGACGACATCGAGGAGCTGGAGTACGCGGCGCTGAACCGGGCCGGGCTGGCCTCGCTGCGGCTGCTCGCGGCGGACGCCGGGGCCGTACGGCGGCGGGTCGTGGTGGCCGTCGACGTGGCCGACGGGGCAGCGGCCGCCGATCCCGACCGGGGCCTCGACCCCGCGGCACTCGGCGAGGTGCGGGTCGACGGGGCGGTGCGGTTGGCCAAGGCGGCCGCGGTGCACCTCGACTCGGACGACGCGCAGGACGACGTCACGGCCGCCGTGGACGCGCTCGCGGCGGCGGACGGCGGGGACGACGACGCGCAGTTCGTCGTGGACGGGGCCGAGGACCACGAACTGCTCTGGTACGCGACGCAGGAGATCCCGAACTTGCTGGGCCTGGGCGGCTGA
- a CDS encoding Rv3235 family protein, with product MNKVMTRAQHHSGTRPPTRRDARRPGGTPPRTPGGSTPRTAPGDGRPPGSPGTGPRTRTGPTDSRPLGAPGRTTAPAGATVHDPAPASHQDPVVPAQTPRRPLIPQPRPTDRFADLLLGVLSGRRPVHSMLRHTAGRAYDELAWLAERGSLRTRGTRPVVRDIGYYVARPGAVEAFARIGAGDQLRAMAFRLELGQDRRWRCTAVELGGPRAPHPHDD from the coding sequence ATGAACAAGGTCATGACCAGGGCTCAGCACCACTCAGGCACCCGCCCGCCGACGCGCCGCGACGCCCGCCGCCCGGGTGGCACACCGCCCCGCACGCCCGGCGGCAGCACGCCCCGTACGGCCCCGGGCGACGGCCGTCCGCCGGGCTCCCCCGGCACCGGCCCCCGCACCCGTACGGGCCCCACGGACAGCCGCCCCCTCGGCGCCCCCGGCCGCACCACCGCCCCCGCCGGCGCGACGGTCCACGACCCGGCCCCCGCGTCTCACCAGGACCCGGTCGTCCCCGCCCAGACCCCGCGCCGCCCGCTGATCCCCCAGCCCCGCCCCACCGACCGCTTCGCCGACCTGCTCCTCGGCGTCCTGAGCGGCCGACGCCCCGTCCACTCGATGCTCCGGCACACCGCAGGGCGCGCCTACGACGAGCTGGCCTGGCTGGCTGAACGCGGCTCCCTGCGCACCCGCGGCACCCGCCCCGTGGTCCGGGACATCGGCTACTACGTGGCCCGCCCGGGCGCCGTGGAGGCATTCGCCCGCATCGGCGCCGGCGACCAGCTGCGCGCCATGGCCTTCCGCCTGGAACTGGGCCAGGACCGCCGCTGGCGCTGCACAGCGGTCGAACTGGGCGGCCCTCGGGCTCCGCACCCGCACGACGACTGA
- the secA gene encoding preprotein translocase subunit SecA, which yields MSVISKIMRAGEGKILRKLHRIADQVNSIEEDFVSLSDAELRALTDEYKQRYADGETLDDLLPEAFATVREGAKRALGQRHYDVQIMGGAALHLGYVAEMKTGEGKTLVGTLPAYLNALSGKGVHLITVNDYLAERDSEMMGRVHKFLGLEVGCILANMTPAQRREQYACDITYGTNNEFGFDYLRDNMAWSQDELVQRGHNFAIVDEVDSILVDEARTPLIISGPADQATKWYGDFAKLVTRLKKGEAGNQLKGIEETGDYEVDEKKRTVAIHEAGVSKVEDWLGIDNLYESVNTPLVGYLNNAIKAKELFKKDKDYVVMDGEVMIVDEHTGRILAGRRYNEGMHQAIEAKEGVDIKDENQTLATITLQNFFRLYKRHDHNDKEQAGLCGMTGTAMTEAAEFHQIYKLGVVPIPTNRPMVRKDQSDLIYRTEVAKFEAVVDDIVEKHEKGQPILVGTTSVEKSEYLSQQLSKRGVQHEVLNAKQHDREATIVAQAGRKGAVTVATNMAGRGTDIKLGGNPEDLAEAELRQRGLDPEEHIEEWAQALPAALEKAGLAVKAEFEEVKDLGGLYVLGTERHESRRIDNQLRGRSGRQGDPGESRFYLSLGDDLMRLFKAQMVERVMSMANVPDDVPIENKMVTRAIASAQSQVEQQNFETRKNVLKYDEVLNRQREVIYGERRRVLEGEDLQEQVVHFMNDTIDAYISAETAEGFAEDWDLDRLWGAFKQLYPVKITVEELEDAAGDRAGLTAEYISESIKDDILEQYQSRETQLGSEIMRELERRVVLSVLDRKWREHLYEMDYLQEGIGLRAMAQKDPLVEYQREGFDMFTAMMEGIKEESVGYLFNLEVQVEQQVEEVPVEDERPSLDKQDVVPAQAGARPEIRAKGLDAPQRRDLHFSAPTVDGEGGVIEGEFADDDDEPVRSEADGLTRAERRKQSRARGRRKK from the coding sequence GTGTCCGTCATCTCAAAGATCATGCGTGCAGGCGAAGGCAAGATCCTGCGCAAACTGCACCGCATCGCGGACCAGGTCAACTCCATCGAAGAGGACTTCGTCAGCCTCTCCGACGCCGAGCTGCGGGCCCTCACGGATGAGTACAAGCAACGGTACGCAGACGGTGAGACCCTGGACGACCTGCTCCCCGAGGCGTTCGCCACCGTGCGTGAGGGTGCCAAGCGCGCTCTCGGCCAGCGCCATTACGACGTGCAGATCATGGGCGGCGCCGCCCTCCACCTCGGCTACGTGGCCGAGATGAAGACCGGTGAGGGCAAGACCCTCGTCGGCACGCTGCCCGCATATCTGAACGCGCTGTCGGGCAAGGGCGTCCACCTGATCACGGTGAACGACTACCTGGCCGAGCGCGACTCCGAGATGATGGGCCGCGTCCACAAGTTCCTGGGCCTGGAAGTCGGTTGCATCCTCGCCAACATGACGCCGGCCCAGCGTCGCGAGCAGTACGCGTGCGACATCACGTACGGCACGAACAACGAGTTCGGCTTCGACTACCTGCGCGACAACATGGCGTGGTCCCAGGACGAGCTCGTCCAGCGCGGCCACAACTTCGCCATCGTCGACGAGGTCGACTCCATCCTGGTCGACGAGGCCCGTACGCCGCTGATCATCTCCGGCCCGGCCGACCAGGCCACCAAGTGGTACGGCGACTTCGCCAAGTTGGTCACGCGCCTGAAGAAGGGCGAGGCCGGCAACCAGCTCAAGGGCATCGAGGAGACCGGCGACTACGAGGTCGACGAGAAGAAGCGCACCGTCGCCATCCACGAGGCCGGTGTGAGCAAGGTCGAGGACTGGCTGGGCATCGACAACCTCTACGAGTCGGTGAACACCCCTCTGGTGGGCTACCTGAACAACGCCATCAAGGCGAAGGAGCTCTTCAAGAAGGACAAGGACTACGTCGTCATGGACGGCGAAGTCATGATCGTCGACGAGCACACCGGCCGTATCCTCGCGGGCCGCCGCTACAACGAGGGCATGCACCAGGCCATCGAGGCGAAGGAAGGGGTGGACATCAAGGACGAGAACCAGACCCTCGCCACGATCACCCTCCAGAACTTCTTCCGCCTCTACAAGCGCCACGACCACAACGACAAGGAACAGGCCGGCCTCTGCGGCATGACCGGTACGGCGATGACCGAGGCCGCCGAGTTCCACCAGATCTACAAGCTCGGTGTGGTCCCCATTCCGACCAACCGGCCGATGGTCCGCAAGGACCAGTCGGACCTGATCTACCGCACCGAGGTCGCGAAGTTCGAGGCGGTCGTCGACGACATCGTCGAGAAGCACGAGAAGGGCCAGCCGATCCTCGTCGGTACGACGTCGGTCGAGAAGTCCGAATACCTCTCGCAGCAGCTGTCCAAGCGCGGTGTCCAGCACGAGGTGCTCAACGCCAAGCAGCACGACCGTGAGGCGACGATCGTCGCGCAGGCCGGCCGCAAGGGTGCCGTGACCGTGGCCACCAACATGGCCGGCCGTGGTACCGACATCAAGCTCGGTGGCAACCCCGAGGACCTCGCGGAGGCGGAGCTGCGTCAGCGTGGCCTCGACCCCGAGGAGCACATCGAGGAGTGGGCCCAGGCCCTGCCCGCCGCTCTGGAGAAGGCCGGGCTGGCGGTCAAGGCGGAGTTCGAGGAGGTCAAGGACCTCGGCGGGCTCTACGTCCTCGGTACCGAGCGGCACGAGTCGCGCCGTATCGACAACCAGCTGCGCGGCCGCAGCGGCCGTCAGGGCGACCCCGGCGAGTCCCGCTTCTACCTCTCCCTCGGCGACGACCTGATGCGCCTGTTCAAGGCCCAGATGGTCGAGCGCGTCATGTCGATGGCGAACGTCCCGGACGACGTGCCGATCGAGAACAAGATGGTCACGCGCGCGATCGCGTCCGCCCAGTCGCAGGTCGAGCAGCAGAACTTCGAGACCCGTAAGAACGTCCTGAAGTACGACGAGGTCCTCAACCGGCAGCGCGAGGTCATCTACGGCGAGCGGCGCCGCGTCCTGGAGGGCGAGGACCTGCAGGAGCAGGTCGTGCACTTCATGAACGACACCATCGACGCGTACATCAGCGCGGAGACCGCCGAGGGCTTCGCCGAGGATTGGGACCTCGACCGGCTCTGGGGTGCGTTCAAGCAGCTCTACCCGGTGAAGATCACCGTCGAGGAGCTGGAGGACGCGGCCGGCGACCGCGCGGGCCTGACCGCCGAGTACATCTCCGAGTCCATCAAGGACGACATCCTCGAGCAGTACCAGTCGCGTGAGACGCAGCTCGGCTCCGAGATCATGCGTGAACTGGAGCGCCGCGTCGTGCTGTCGGTCCTGGACCGCAAGTGGCGTGAGCACCTCTACGAGATGGACTACCTCCAGGAGGGCATCGGCCTGCGCGCGATGGCGCAGAAGGACCCGCTGGTCGAGTACCAGCGTGAGGGCTTCGACATGTTCACCGCCATGATGGAGGGCATCAAGGAGGAGTCCGTCGGCTACCTGTTCAACCTGGAGGTCCAGGTCGAGCAGCAGGTCGAGGAGGTCCCGGTCGAGGACGAGAGGCCGTCCCTCGACAAGCAGGACGTGGTTCCGGCGCAGGCCGGCGCGCGTCCCGAGATCCGCGCGAAGGGGCTCGACGCCCCGCAGCGTCGGGACCTGCACTTCTCCGCGCCGACCGTGGACGGCGAGGGCGGTGTCATCGAGGGCGAGTTCGCCGACGACGACGATGAGCCCGTGCGTTCCGAGGCGGACGGTCTCACCCGCGCGGAGCGGCGCAAGCAGTCCCGCGCGCGGGGGCGCCGCAAGAAGTAG
- a CDS encoding GNAT family N-acetyltransferase: MEPITLTTDRLLLRTPAARDTGTVLAAAQDPDILRWVTIPSPYLPEHAQSFTEQLVPDGWANGTMFTWGLFLPEGADLVGMLSLSRRSPGTFEIGYWGTKEHRGNGYVSEAVSAGCRWAFTELSADRVEWRAEVGNQPSLAVAERAGFVIEGVLRSAMVHRGVRRDCWMGALLPSDLGLPSTAPYLPAPR; the protein is encoded by the coding sequence ATGGAACCCATCACGCTGACCACGGACCGTCTCCTGCTGCGCACACCCGCCGCGCGGGACACCGGTACGGTCCTCGCGGCCGCCCAGGACCCCGACATCCTGCGCTGGGTCACGATCCCCTCCCCGTACCTGCCCGAGCACGCCCAGAGCTTCACGGAACAGCTCGTCCCGGACGGCTGGGCGAACGGCACGATGTTCACCTGGGGCCTCTTCCTCCCCGAAGGGGCGGACCTGGTGGGCATGCTCAGCCTGAGCAGACGCTCGCCGGGCACGTTCGAGATCGGCTACTGGGGCACCAAGGAACACCGCGGCAACGGCTATGTCAGCGAGGCCGTCAGCGCGGGCTGTCGCTGGGCCTTCACCGAGTTGTCGGCCGACCGCGTGGAGTGGCGTGCGGAGGTGGGCAACCAGCCCTCCCTCGCCGTGGCGGAGCGCGCGGGCTTCGTCATCGAGGGCGTCCTGCGGTCCGCAATGGTCCACCGGGGCGTACGCCGGGACTGCTGGATGGGCGCGCTGCTGCCGTCCGACCTGGGGCTGCCGTCGACAGCGCCGTATCTCCCCGCCCCTCGGTAG
- a CDS encoding winged helix-turn-helix domain-containing protein, protein MTTPRPTTDLSADEARRIALRAQGFLGIPDRGAGVRGVLRHLGAVQLDTISVLARSHELIPYARLGAVGRSTVEDAYWEPGPTGAPHAFEYWSHAACILPIEEWPHFAFRRRAYRGRPHWNHQLPDGTYDQVIKQLRTEGPLTATELGGAKKTSEWWDWSGTKVAVERALMYGEVVCVERRGWKRVYDLAERAVPADLLHDELDDAECVRRLVRLAGRSLGVGTRADIADYHRLRGEQVDAVIVDSGLLPVTVEGWSKPAWADPAALETPARGRHRTTLLSPFDSLIWERARTERIFGFTHRLEAYVPKPKRVHGYFAMPVLAGGRLVGRVDPAREGGTLVARQVSLDGPKAVPAVAQALVEAASWVGSTDIRVERVDAPELRDALAKEVTRALTTTLR, encoded by the coding sequence ATGACGACCCCGCGTCCCACCACCGACCTCTCGGCCGACGAGGCCCGCCGCATCGCGCTGCGCGCCCAGGGTTTCCTCGGTATCCCAGACCGCGGGGCCGGAGTCCGCGGCGTCCTCCGTCACCTCGGCGCGGTCCAGCTCGACACCATCTCGGTCCTCGCCCGGTCCCATGAGCTGATCCCGTACGCCCGGCTCGGTGCGGTGGGCCGCAGCACGGTCGAGGACGCGTACTGGGAGCCTGGTCCGACGGGCGCGCCCCACGCCTTCGAGTACTGGTCGCACGCGGCGTGCATCCTCCCCATCGAGGAGTGGCCCCACTTCGCCTTCCGACGCCGCGCCTACCGCGGCCGCCCGCACTGGAACCACCAGCTCCCGGACGGCACCTACGACCAGGTCATCAAGCAGCTCCGCACCGAAGGCCCTCTCACCGCCACGGAATTGGGCGGTGCGAAGAAGACCAGCGAGTGGTGGGACTGGTCCGGCACCAAGGTCGCCGTCGAGCGGGCGCTGATGTACGGCGAGGTGGTCTGCGTGGAGCGCCGCGGCTGGAAGCGGGTGTACGACCTCGCCGAGCGCGCCGTCCCCGCCGACCTGCTGCACGACGAACTGGACGACGCCGAGTGCGTGCGCCGCCTGGTCCGGCTGGCCGGCCGGTCCCTGGGCGTCGGCACCCGCGCCGACATCGCCGACTACCACCGTCTGAGGGGCGAACAGGTCGACGCGGTGATCGTCGATTCGGGCCTGCTGCCGGTCACGGTCGAGGGCTGGTCCAAGCCGGCCTGGGCCGACCCGGCGGCCCTGGAGACACCCGCGCGCGGCCGCCACCGCACCACGCTGCTGTCCCCGTTCGACTCCCTGATCTGGGAGCGCGCGCGGACGGAGCGGATCTTCGGATTCACCCACCGTCTGGAGGCCTACGTCCCCAAGCCCAAGCGGGTGCACGGTTACTTCGCGATGCCGGTGCTGGCCGGTGGCCGGCTCGTCGGCCGCGTTGACCCGGCCCGCGAGGGCGGCACGCTGGTGGCCAGGCAGGTCTCCCTGGACGGCCCGAAGGCGGTCCCGGCAGTGGCCCAGGCACTGGTCGAGGCGGCGAGTTGGGTGGGCAGCACAGACATCCGCGTGGAACGGGTGGACGCGCCCGAGCTGCGCGACGCCCTCGCCAAAGAGGTGACCCGAGCACTGACCACGACCCTGCGCTGA
- a CDS encoding response regulator transcription factor — protein sequence MADSFGPLHGEDAGDGVVSMGTDAGSPRKEPIRVLVVDDHALFRRGLEIVLAAEEDIQVIGEAGDGAEAVDKAADLLPDIVLMDVRMPKRGGIEACTSIKEVAPSAKIIMLTISDEEADLYEAIKAGATGYLLKEISTDEVATAIRAVADGQSQISPSMASKLLTEFKSMIQRTDERRLVPAPRLTDRELEVLKLVATGMNNRDIAKELFISENTVKNHVRNILEKLQLHSRMEAVVYAMREKILEIR from the coding sequence ATGGCGGACAGCTTCGGACCGCTGCACGGCGAGGACGCCGGCGACGGCGTCGTCAGCATGGGCACGGACGCGGGCTCTCCACGCAAGGAGCCGATCCGGGTTCTTGTAGTGGACGACCATGCTCTCTTTCGGCGTGGACTGGAGATCGTGCTCGCGGCCGAGGAGGACATCCAGGTCATCGGCGAGGCAGGCGATGGCGCGGAGGCCGTCGACAAGGCCGCCGACCTGCTGCCGGACATCGTTCTGATGGACGTGCGGATGCCCAAGCGGGGCGGGATCGAGGCCTGCACCTCCATCAAGGAGGTGGCACCCAGCGCCAAGATCATCATGCTGACGATCAGCGACGAGGAAGCCGACCTCTACGAGGCGATCAAGGCCGGCGCGACCGGATATCTCCTCAAGGAGATCTCGACGGACGAGGTCGCCACCGCCATTCGCGCTGTGGCCGACGGACAGTCGCAGATCAGCCCCTCCATGGCGTCGAAGCTGCTCACCGAGTTCAAGTCGATGATCCAGCGGACGGACGAGCGTCGTCTCGTGCCGGCGCCGCGGCTGACCGACCGTGAGCTGGAAGTGCTCAAGCTCGTCGCCACCGGGATGAACAACCGCGATATCGCCAAGGAACTGTTCATCTCCGAGAACACCGTGAAGAACCATGTGCGCAACATCCTGGAGAAGCTGCAGCTGCACTCCAGGATGGAGGCGGTGGTCTACGCGATGCGGGAGAAGATCCTCGAGATCCGCTGA
- the hpf gene encoding ribosome hibernation-promoting factor, HPF/YfiA family produces MDIVVKGRKTEVPERFRKHVAEKLKLEKIQKLDGKVISLDVEVSKEPNPRQADRCDRVEITLRSRGPVIRAEAAASDPYAALDLAAEKLDARLRREHDKRHTRRGARRLTAAEVADHVPGAATLNGNGQAVHEEEPDGVPVTKIGSLEIKGEGPLVVREKTHVASPMTLDQALYEMELVGHDFYLFVDSETKEPSVVYRRHAYDYGVIHLSTDPMVARAHSSAAGGTTGG; encoded by the coding sequence GTGGACATCGTCGTCAAGGGCCGCAAGACCGAGGTGCCCGAGCGGTTCCGCAAGCACGTGGCCGAGAAGCTGAAGCTGGAGAAGATCCAGAAGCTCGATGGCAAGGTGATCAGCCTCGACGTCGAGGTGTCCAAGGAGCCGAACCCCCGACAGGCCGACCGCTGTGACCGAGTGGAGATCACGCTCCGCTCCCGCGGTCCGGTGATCCGGGCGGAAGCGGCAGCCAGCGACCCGTACGCGGCACTCGACCTGGCGGCGGAGAAGCTGGACGCCCGGCTGCGCAGGGAGCACGACAAGCGTCACACCCGTCGAGGCGCACGGCGGCTCACCGCTGCCGAGGTCGCCGACCACGTCCCGGGTGCGGCGACGCTCAACGGCAACGGACAGGCCGTCCACGAGGAAGAGCCGGACGGTGTGCCCGTCACGAAGATCGGCTCGCTGGAGATCAAGGGTGAAGGCCCCCTCGTCGTACGAGAGAAGACCCACGTCGCCTCCCCGATGACCCTCGACCAGGCTCTCTACGAGATGGAGCTGGTCGGCCATGACTTCTATCTGTTCGTCGACTCCGAGACCAAGGAACCGAGTGTCGTCTACCGGCGGCACGCCTACGACTACGGCGTCATCCACCTGAGCACGGACCCGATGGTCGCCCGGGCGCACTCTTCCGCGGCCGGCGGCACGACAGGTGGCTGA
- a CDS encoding LpqB family beta-propeller domain-containing protein, with product MGADREGSGRRRPARAVAYAACGVVLLAGCASMPDSGDLRGVDATPRQDTQVRVFAMPPQEDAEPLDIVQGFLEALTSDDPNYETARKYLTGNATKQWQPGLSTTVLEDGPGASLTQPVGRERTDDDTSFTLTGTRVAVVDAQQSYSPSSGDYQQTVHLVHDKKTKQWRIDSLPPGVVMGKSDFQRIYVSVNKYYFASHTKAVTAPQTVAVADPVYVRERVDPMTQLVRSLLSGPTHWLDPVVRTRFPTGTALMKGVSSLTPDDQNTLTVPLNNKARNVGSDQCEAMAAQLLFTLQNLTPAVDDVELRAGGKQLCSINETQADGAATRGSVEAPEFLYFVNGEHRLVRIPADPEGSTRADPVPVPGALGEGDKELRSVAVSRDEHMAAGVGLDGRALYVGSLVSGASLGEPVLVSAGKRADDRLTTPSWDTEGDLWVADRNPAAPRLLLFKEGAGEPLKVQTPGLDGRIKDLRVAADGVRIALVVEKGGKQSLFVGRIEREGRIGDAQSVSVRELRSTTPDLEEVTTMSWAGDSRLAVVGREQGGVQQTRYVQVDGSTPEGPPPAALTGVKEIAASEDVEMPLVAYSEDGIVRLPSGAQWQKVDADGTAPVYPG from the coding sequence GTGGGCGCTGACCGCGAGGGGAGCGGCCGGCGCAGGCCGGCGCGCGCGGTGGCGTACGCCGCCTGTGGCGTCGTACTGCTGGCGGGATGTGCCTCCATGCCGGACAGCGGGGACCTGCGCGGTGTCGACGCCACCCCGCGGCAGGACACTCAGGTGCGGGTCTTCGCGATGCCGCCGCAGGAGGACGCCGAGCCCCTGGACATCGTGCAGGGCTTTCTGGAGGCGCTGACCAGCGATGATCCGAACTACGAGACGGCCCGTAAGTACCTGACCGGGAATGCGACGAAGCAGTGGCAGCCGGGGCTGTCCACAACGGTGCTCGAGGACGGGCCGGGTGCATCCCTCACGCAGCCGGTCGGCCGGGAGCGGACCGACGACGACACGTCGTTCACGCTGACGGGCACCAGGGTGGCTGTGGTGGACGCGCAGCAGTCGTACTCGCCGTCCTCCGGTGACTACCAGCAGACGGTGCACCTCGTGCACGACAAGAAGACCAAGCAGTGGCGGATCGACAGCCTTCCGCCGGGTGTCGTCATGGGGAAGTCGGACTTCCAGCGGATCTACGTGTCGGTCAACAAGTACTACTTCGCCTCCCACACCAAGGCGGTGACGGCTCCCCAGACTGTGGCGGTCGCCGATCCCGTGTATGTGCGTGAGCGCGTGGACCCCATGACGCAGCTGGTGCGGTCCTTGCTGAGCGGGCCGACACACTGGCTCGACCCTGTCGTCAGGACACGCTTTCCCACCGGTACGGCCCTGATGAAGGGCGTCTCCTCGTTGACCCCCGACGACCAGAACACGCTGACGGTCCCGCTCAACAACAAGGCCAGGAACGTCGGTTCGGACCAGTGCGAGGCGATGGCGGCCCAACTGCTGTTCACCCTGCAGAACCTCACCCCCGCGGTGGATGACGTCGAACTGCGTGCGGGTGGCAAGCAGTTGTGCTCCATCAACGAGACCCAGGCCGACGGCGCCGCCACGCGCGGCTCGGTCGAGGCGCCCGAGTTCCTGTACTTCGTGAACGGCGAGCACCGGCTGGTACGGATTCCGGCTGATCCGGAGGGCAGTACGAGGGCCGACCCGGTGCCGGTGCCCGGGGCGTTGGGTGAGGGCGACAAGGAGCTGCGGTCGGTGGCCGTCTCGCGGGACGAGCACATGGCGGCCGGTGTCGGCCTTGACGGCAGGGCGCTGTACGTGGGTTCGCTGGTGTCGGGCGCGTCGCTCGGGGAGCCGGTGCTGGTCAGCGCCGGCAAGAGGGCCGACGACCGGCTCACCACGCCCAGCTGGGACACGGAGGGCGACCTGTGGGTGGCCGACCGGAACCCGGCAGCTCCGCGGCTGCTGCTGTTCAAGGAGGGCGCCGGCGAGCCGCTGAAGGTGCAGACCCCCGGGCTCGACGGGCGCATCAAGGACCTCCGGGTGGCCGCCGACGGGGTGCGCATCGCGCTCGTCGTGGAGAAGGGCGGCAAGCAGTCGCTCTTCGTAGGGCGGATCGAGCGGGAGGGCAGGATCGGGGACGCGCAGAGTGTCTCGGTCCGGGAACTGCGCTCGACGACACCGGACCTGGAAGAGGTCACGACCATGTCCTGGGCCGGCGACAGCAGGCTCGCGGTGGTCGGGCGTGAGCAGGGCGGCGTGCAGCAGACGCGGTACGTCCAGGTCGACGGCTCCACGCCCGAGGGGCCGCCGCCGGCCGCTCTGACGGGGGTGAAGGAGATCGCGGCGTCGGAGGACGTCGAGATGCCGTTGGTGGCGTACTCGGAGGACGGGATCGTACGGCTGCCGTCCGGGGCGCAGTGGCAGAAGGTGGACGCGGACGGGACCGCGCCGGTGTATCCGGGGTGA